The following proteins are co-located in the Prionailurus viverrinus isolate Anna chromosome A1, UM_Priviv_1.0, whole genome shotgun sequence genome:
- the LOC125163924 gene encoding olfactory receptor 11L1, whose translation MKPLNVSSVTEFQLLGFQNLLEWQTLLFAIFLFIYFLTVTGNVVIITVVSQDQRLRLPMYIFLKHLSFLEICYTFTIVPLLLANLFSHGQVISFSTCMTQLYFFVFFGATECFLLAMMAYDRYLAIYSPLHYSSLMSPEICTMLVAISWLTGVGTGLLPSLMISKLDFCGSNQINHFFCDLPPLMQLSCSSVYITRMVIFILSIAVLCICFFLTLVSYVFIVSTILRIPSGSGRMKTFSTCGSHLAVVTIYYGTMISMYVRPNDHLSPEINKIISVFYTVVTPLLNPIIYSLRNQEFKEAVRKLMRKKCDIYGGKVKGSFFIR comes from the coding sequence ATGAAGCCTCTAAATGTGTCCAGTGTCACTGAGTTTCAGCTTTTAGGATTCCAGAACCTTCTTGAATGGCAGACACTACTCTTTGCCATCTTCTTGTTCATCTACTTTCTCACAGTAACAGGGAATGTTGTCATTATTACAGTGGTGAGCCAGGACCAGCGACTCCGCTTGCCTATGTACATATTTCTCAAACACCTCTCCTTTCTGGAGATCTGCTATACATTCACTATTGTGCCCCTTCTCCTAGCCAACCTGTTCTCCCATGGACAAGTCATCTCCTTCTCCACCTGTATGACACAGCTTTACTTCTTTGTGTTCTTTGGAGCTACTGAGTGTTTTCTTCTGGCCATGATGGCCTATGACCGATATCTGGCCATCTACAGCCCACTCCACTACTCTTCCTTGATGAGTCCTGAGATCTGCACCATGTTAGTGGCAATCTCCTGGTTGACAGGTGTTGGCACAGGGCTTCTGCCCTCCCTAATGATTTCCAAGTTGGATTTCTGTGGGTCTAACCAGATCAATCATTTCTTCTGTGACCTCCCTCCCCTCATGCAGCTCTCATGTTCCAGTGTGTATATCACCAGGATGGTCATCTTTATTCTGTCAATTGCAGTGTTGtgcatttgcttttttctcaCACTTGTATCCTATGTTTTCATTGTGTCCACCATATTGAGAATTCCTTCAGGCTCTGGCCGGATGAAGACCTTTTCCACATGTGGCTCCCATTTGGCTGTTGTCACTATCTACTATGGCACCATGATCTCCATGTATGTTCGCCCCAATGACCACCTGTCACCTGAAATCAACAAGATTATTTCTGTCTTCTACACTGTGGTCACCCCACTTCTGAACCCTATTATCTACAGCTTGAGGAATCAAGAATTCAAAGAGGCTGTTAGAAAACTCATGAGAAAAAAGTGTGATATCTATGGAGGAAAAGTGAAGGGCAGTTTCTTTATTAGGTAA